The sequence GATCTGCTTGATCCTGGCCAGCAGTTCCAACCCTTCCCTGCCCGATGTATCAATAGAAAAATTCAGGTCGAGGATGACCAGTTCGGGCTTTTGCTTTTTGATAATAGTTAAGGCATCACCGGGGTTTTCGGTGGCTTTAACGCTATAACCCTCGCCCTCCATTAACAGGATGAGCGAGGTACGCACAGCTATATCATCATCAATTATCAGTATCATATTACTCTTCGTGTAAGGCTACGGCCGGGTAAATTGCGGCTGCCTGCCTGCCGGGATATAACGAGCATATCAGCACCAGCAAATAAATGAATAATATTGCTAAAATTAACGCCGTAATATAAACACTGGCGGCAACATCAAACACATGCAGCAAAGGGAACTGTACCGCGAAAAACGATCCGATAATTAAGGATAGCGTAGCCAGCACCATAGCCTCGGTAACTATTTGCTTAGATACGGCATTACCACTCGCGCCTATGGCCCGGCGTAAGCCTATTTCGCCCTTACGTTTATTAATGTTGTACCACAATACGCCAAAAAGCCCCAGTGCAACATTAATGATCAGGAAACCAGCTATAGTAAGCAGCACCACAGTAGGTATCAGCGTAACCTTATTCATGGCTACCCGCTTTTGCGACAGATGTTCGATCTCAACCGTGGCGTTCTTCATATAATTGGTAATGGTTTTATACAGCTTACTTTCAAAAGCGGCATCAGCATCAGGGGTAACTTTTATTAGCATGGTGCTCAGGTACCGAAAGGCCCCGGTATCGATAGGGTTGTACAAACCACGGCCCGCCGAATAGTAATCGCCTTTATCCTTCATGTCCTGCACTACGCCGATGATCTCCATTTTATCTTTGGCTTTCCCCTTGTCGTCGCCAATTACCTGCCCTATGGCCTTCCCTTTGCCAAATAATTCTTCCTTTAGGGTTTGGTTGATCAATATATGGCGCCTGGCCGCTATTTTGTCTTGCGGAATAAACCAGCGGCCTTCCAATATGTTCATCTTAAATACATCGCTGTATTTTTCGTCTACCGTATAGTTATTTACGCTTTGTATATCCTTGCCCTTATAGTTAAAGCCGGTCATGCCGGTGCTGTTTGCAAAGGGCACATTGGTATGCGCGAAGCTAATTTCCTTTACTTGCGGCAATTGTTTAATGGTTTTGGTTAGGGTTTCGTAATAAAGGTTTACCGAATCGGTCGTACTGAATTTTTGATTGTTCTGATAGTTAATTACCCATACATCCTCATACTCGAAACCCATAGGCTTTTTAAAGTTTTGATAGAAGTAGGCCATCAGCGAGAACACGGCGAAAATGACGATGAACGAAACAAGCATCTCGGCTATCAGCAGCGAGTTTTGTTTCTTTTTATTCCAGATGAGTTTAAATAAATGCTTAAACATCGTTTGTTGAATTTAATGTGATAAATAGATTTATTGCGCCTTTAAAGCGGTAACAACATTTAACCGCGACATGCGCCAGGCCGGGTAAACGCCCGAAAGGAAACCGAAAAACAGGCAGGCCAGCAAGCTGTAAAACAACACCTCGAGGTTGAGTGTAAATGTCATATCCTTAATTAATTGGAGGCTGTTAATGAAATGCAGCACCAGGATGGAAAATATCACGCCTAAAATGCCGCCGATAAGCGTGAGGATAATGTTTTCGATCACAAACTGATACACCAGTGTGCGTGATGATGCCCCAAAAGCTTTGCGCACACCTATCTCGCTCGACCGCTCCATAATGCGGGTGATATTAATGTTTACCAGGTTGATAGTTGGCAGCAATAAAAACAACAACACAATAGCGCTGGCGCTGGCAATAAAAACAAACATGCCCGATTTATTGCCCTTGCCGGCAATATCCCTTACAACGCTTCTAAAATAGGTGTCGGCATTGCTGTAAAGCTGATCGTAATCTTTATCAACAACAGGTATCTTACGCACAATAGCTGCATACTCCGCCTGCATTTTTTCCAGATCGGCGGTTGAATGACCTAACAATATGGCCTGATAAGGGCCGTCATAGTTTTTGCTGCGATAGTCTGACTTGGAAACCGTATACGGCAGGTACATATTACCGTAAAACGCGTCGGCGCTTATAGGCACACTCTTTACCACGCCTATTACCCGGTATTGCACATTGTCGGCCTCAATGTATTTGCCAACCACACTGGGTACATCGCCAAAGTAATCTAACTTAGTGCGCTCGCTGATCACGGTTACCCGCTGCGACTGGTCTATTTGGCTTTTGTTGTATGGTTTGCCTTCTATAAAGTCAAAATCGCCAATATCCCAAAAATCGGCATTGGTAAATTTAACATCGATAACCAGTTTTTTATTATTTACATACGCGTTAGAGGTTTGCGAACCCGACGCGATCCCGATCTTCTCGGGTGTTTTTAAGCTTCCTGCAAAATGGTTTAAAAAATAAAACGACGAAGCCGTGCGCATCATCCAGCCTTTTTTCGATGTCATTTCGAGCCTGGGGATATACAAACAGCGGTCGCGTTTTTTATCCGGGTAACCGGGGTTGATCACATTGCTTAGCAAAGCGGTGATCACCATCAGTACGGTAAGCGTAAAGCTGATACCGAACAGGCTGATGAACGTAAAGAATTTACGGCGGCGCAGTACGGCTATGGCTATTTTAAAGTAGTTTTTTAACATGATAATTAATTTTAGGTTGATGAATTACTGAACCTGCGAACCATCAAATAACCTTACCAGGCGGTGGGTTTTGTGCGCCATATTTTCATCGTGCGTTACCATTACTATGGTGGTACCCTCGTTGCGGTTCAGGTCTATCAGTATCTGCATAATCTCGTTACCCATGGCGCTATCCAGGTTACCGGTAGGCTCATCGGCCAAAATAATATCGGGCCGGCCCACAATAGCGCGGGCAATGGCTACACGCTGCTTTTGCCCGCCTGATAGCTGTGTTGGAAAGTGCTTCATGCGGTTGCTCAACCCTACTTTTGCCAAAGCTTCGGTAGCCAGTTGTTTCCTTTCGGCAGCCGATGAGTTGCGATACAATAGCGGAAGTTCTACATTATCCAGCACCTGTAAGTCGTTGATCAGGTGGTAACTTTGGAATATAAAGCCCAGCTTACTGTTGCGAAAAGCGGCCAGTTGCTTATCGGTAAAATGATCGATAGCCTGGTCGCCAATTTTTACCATGCCTTTTGATGGGTTATCCAACAGGCCCATAATATTTAACAGCGTACTTTTGCCGCAACCCGATGGCCCCATAATGGAAAGGAACTCGCCCTTATCCACATCCAGGTTAATGTTGTTTAGCGCCAGCGTCTCGATGGTGCTGGTGCGGTATACTTTTTCAATGTTTTGTAAACGTATCATAAGGTTTTATCTATATGTTTTATTTGTAAGTGATCTTTTGCTTCTTTTCAAAATCGTATAGCGAGAGGTAGCGCAACTGGTAATAAGCGCTCCAAAAATCGCGCAGCGATGCTACATAATCGCGCTTGGCCTGGTCGTTCTCTTTAAAGGAGATGCTCAGGTCGGTAATGCTTAGGTCGCCAAGCAGGTAGCGGTCTTTAGCAATCTGGTATTTCTCGGCGGCAATAGTATCGGCCTTACCGGTTAGCAGCATTTGATTCTTCATCATATTGAACAGTGTAACCTGCGTTACTATTTGCTGCTTAAAGGTTTGCTTATCCTGCTCAACAGCGTAGTTGGTAAACTGCTCGTTAGCTTCGGCAGTCTTCACGCGCGATCTTGAACGCCCCCAATCCAATATCGGCAGCGAGAATTGCAGCTGTACCACCTGCTGATCCTGCGGCGAGCGGTAAACATCGGGGATGTTGGTTGCGCTGTTAGAGAAGCCAAGGTTTGCGTTTAGCGTTGCCACCAAACCGTTTTGCCCTTTTGCCTTAGCCACATCTCGCTTAGCCTCGGCCAAGCGGCGAACAAAGGCTATCGCATCTGAGCGGTTTTCCAATGCCTCAGCCAGCACCTTATCTGTCGATACACTGATATCGGCAACAATTTCGGGCACATCAAGCGCAATCTTCTCGGTTCCCTCCTGCCCGGTATAGCTGCGCAGGTTCAGCGTGGCAATTTCCATATCGCGCTGGGCAGTGCCTACATCTTTTTTGGCGTTGAGTTGTTCCAGTTCCAGTTGCAAGATCTCGTTCTTTGATATTTTACCCAGTTCAAATTTCAGGTTGGCTACCTTCAGGATATTTTGGGTATTGGTGAGATTCAGTTCGGCGACGTGCAGGTTTACCTGTGCCAGCAGCAGGTCAAAAAAATAACCGGCCACAGTAATAGCTATCTTCTCCTGCGATTCGATATAGGCCTGCTTACTCTCGTTATACTTTAGCGGTTCTATCTTTTTATCCCACTTCAACTGGTTAAACTGGAACAGCGGCTGGCTATAGCCAATGCCATAAGGCACGCCATTGTACAGGGTGTTGTGCCGGTCGAAATCGTCAAAGCGCTGCATAGATGTGGTGCCGAAAATAGTGCCACCGGTAGCGGTAATACTCTGACTGAAATTTAGGGCCAGCGATGAATTATCGTTATGCACCGGCTGGAAAAGTATGGTACCGTTGGGCTGCACAATTTGCGTATAGGTTTTATTGTATCCCGGTAAAATGCCACTTAAGGCCAGTTGTGGCTGGTAGTTAGAGCGGAACGACCGCCACTCCCAATACTTGGTTTCGCGCACGGTGGTAGCCTGTTTGGCCGATATGGAATTTCGCTTAGCCATTTCTACCACTTGCTGCAGGGATAAGCGAATGGTATCGCCCGGTGTGTTACACCAGGCCTTAAGGCCGGCTAGTACCAGTATTGCTGTGAGTATATGTTTAAAATTCAACATGGCGATCAATCTTTAATGGTTAACTCTGTCGAATTTTTGTATTCGCTCATGTCTGATGTGATCACCACATCGCCGGGCTGCACGCCATCCAATATCTGCACGTAATCGAAATTGCTCAGACCGATATGAACCGTACGCCTTTCGGCTTTACCGTTGCGGACAATAAAGATATCCTGCACACTTGGCCCTTTAAAAGCCGGCCCATTGGCTACACGCATAACACGGCTGCGGGTAGCAGTCACCAAAAACACATCTACTTTCATATTCGGGCGCAGTAGCTTACTGTTGCGCTCATCCAGCCTGATATCGAACGAGGCCACCCCATTTTGCACCGATGGTGATACATTGGTTACCACGCCACGTAACTGATCATCATTAATGCGCACAATAACCGGCACACCGCTGCGTAATTGATCTAACGAGTTATCGGCAATGCTACCGGCTACTTTAAAGCTACTCAGGTCGGCAATGCGGGCCAGGATCTCGCCGGTGCTTACGGTGGCGCCAATATTTTTATTTACGTAGGTAACTACACCGTTGCGGGTAGCCACAATATTGGCCAGGTTCAGTTTACGCTGCAATTCGTTCAGATCACTTTTTTGGATGGCAGCAGCAATCTCCGCTTCCTTGATCTCGATCTGCATGGTTTGCTGTTTATTCCTGATCTCGTTTTCCAATTGCTTCTTTTCCAGTTGGGCCACTTTCAGGTTCAGTTCAGCCTGCTCTATCCCTTCGCGGGTACCGCCACCGGCTTTAAACAGGCGTTTGGCATTCTCAACGGCATCGGTTAGGTTGGCAATGCGTAATTGCTTAATGTCATTGTTCGATTTAATGTCGTAGAAACTCTTGTTCAGATCCAGTTTCAGTTTACTGATCTCGTTCTGCTTGGTTTCCAGTTGAAATTGCAACTTGGCAAACTCGGTCTCGGTAGCCGATTTATCCAGCGTGATGATGGATTGACCGGGCTTTACCTTACTGCCGGCATCCATCAGCGCGCTTTTAATAGAAGCGGCAATGGGGCTGGTCAATACCTCTTCAAACTCAGGCAATACTTCGCCCGATGCATTTACAGTGTTTTCGATATTGCCGATCTCTACTTTGGCTGTAGTAATATCGGCCCGTTTAATAGATGATTTTAAATAGCCGCGCAGCAGCCATACAGAAAAAGCCAGTACGGCCACTGCCGTAAGACCTATTATGATGTTCTTGTTCTTTCGTTTAGTGATAATTTCCGGTGCCAGTTCCTTGTCCATTCAATTGTGATATTTTGCTTATTGTTTGCAAGTGGCGTACCAAACTTAAATTTTTGATTTTCAGTATATTATAGATTTTAATTTTTCAAAAAGTGATCGATATCGGACAAAATAATTGATTACGGACAGGATGCGCCCGAATTTAAAATAGCTCAAAAACAAAACAGGCACCGCGTAATGCAGTGCCTGGTCTGATATTTTAAATGTATCCGGTATTAATCCAACAGGTTAAAACTTTTTTGCAGCCTGATATCATCCGAAGCGCTACCGATAAATACATTAAACTTGCCCGGCTGGGTGATCCATTGCAGATCGTTGTTATAGAACGATAGCTTGTCCTTATCGATCACAAAGCTTACTGTTTTACTCTCGCCCGGCTGTAGCATCAGCTTTTTAAAGCCTTTTAGTTCCTTTACAGGGCGCACAGGTTGGGATACGGCATCCTGCAGGTACAGTTGCGCTACTTCTTCGCCCGCGTATTTGCCGGTGTTTTTAATGGTAAAACTTACGGTGATCTCTTCAGCTTTGCGCATATCATTTTTAGATAACTTCAGGTCGCTGTACTCGAATTTAGTATAGCTTAAGCCGTAACCGAACGCGTATTTGGGACGCTTGGTGATATCCAGGTAACCCGATGAATATTTAGAAAACGCGTCGTCCTTTGACGGGCGGCCGGTGTTTAAATAATTATAATAAATAGGAACCTGCCCTACGCTTTGTGGAAAGGTCATCGGCAGTTTGCCCGATGGATTGTATTTGCCATAAAGCACATCGGCAATGGCGTTACCAGCCTCGTTACCCAGCCACCAGGTGTAAACAATAGCAGGCACATGGTCGGCAGTCCAGTTAAATACCAACGGGCGGCCAGCCATAATTAATACCACCACCGGCTTTCCGGTAGCTTGTATGGCTTTTATCAATTCTTCCTGAACACCCGGCAAAGTAATATCCGAGCGGCTTTTGGCCTCGCCGCTCATTACGGCGGTTTCGCCAACGGCCATTACCACCACATCGGCTTTCATGGCAGTTTTAACTGCCTCAGCAAAACCCGCGCGTGAAGTATCGGAAACATCGCAGCCTTTAGCATAATTTACCTTGGCACCTGCCGCTTCCATGCCCTCAAATAAAGTTACCGAATGATCTTTGCCCTCCCAGTCAACCGACCAAAAGCCTTTCATATCCGCCTCTGATTTTACCAGCGGGCCAATTAGCGCGACTGTTTTATTTTTATCCAGGGGTAATAATTGGTTTTGATTTTTCAGCAGCACCATGCTTTTGCGGGCTACATCGCGCTCAGCATCAATAAATGACTGCTTGTTCAACGTTTGCTTTTCACGCTCGGCATTGCTGAATTTGTATGGGTCATCAAACAAACCCAACTCATATTTTTTGCGCAGTACTCGGCGCACAGCTTCATCAACTATGGCCATGCTCACCTTACCATCCTTTACCAGTTTGGCCAGGTTATTATTATAGGCGCGACCTTCCATATCCATATCGTTACCGGCGTGGATAGCCTGATCGGCGGCTTCGTAAGTATCTTTAGCATAACCGTGTGCTACCATTTCGCGTATCGAGCCCCAATCGCTTACTACAAAGCCCTTGAAACCCCATTTGCTTTTCAGGATATCGGTTTGCAGGTATTTACTTGCAGATGCAGGTGTGCCGTTCAGGTCGTTAAACGAGTTCATAAAGGTTGCCGCGCCAGCCTCGGCAGCGGCTTTAAAGGGCGGCAGGTAAAATTCCCAAAGGTTACGCAGGCTCATATCCACACTGTTATAATCGCGGCCACCGATGGCGGCACCGTAAGCCGCAAAGTGCTTAACACAAGCCATCACGGCATCGGTATTACCCAAACCCTTACCCTGGAAGCCGATCACTCGCGCCCTTGCAATAGCCGAACCTAAGAACGGATCCTCACCGGCCCCCTCCATTACCCGGCCCCAGCGTGGGTCGCGGGCCAGATCAACCATTGGGGCAAATGTCCAGTGGATGCCCGAAGCCGATGCTTCTTCGGCGGCTATACGGGCTGATAATTGTATCGCATCCAGATCCCAGCTGGCGGCTTCGGCCAGTGGAATAGGGAATGTGGTACGGTAACCATGTATCACATCCAAACCAAAAAGCAACGGGATCTTCAACCTCGACTGCATGGCCGCATCCTGCCATTGGCGGGTATAATCAACCCCGCGCACGTTTAACAACGAACCGATCTTGCCATCCTTTACATCCTGCAGTTTATTACCCGAATTTGTGATCGGGCCGGTAACCACCTTATCGCTGCTGTACTGGTTTAGCTGGCCGACTTTTTCATCGATGGTCATTTTAGCCAACAGGGCCGTAATTTTATTTTCGATAACGGGATTAAGACCTTTAGCCGGGGCCGAAGTTTTAACTTTAGCCTTACTTTGCGAAAAGGCGGCGGGGGTAAAAGCAAAAATAACGGCAAGTAAAAGAAAATGCTTTAGCAATAGCGGTTTACGGAGCGGGTGCATTAAAGTAAGTGTATTTTGTACGTAACTGGTTAACAGCACAAATATTAAAATAATAGCATTGCGTTTTAGGGCGTTACGTAAACATTTTACACAACCTGATTGGCAATATTGACTATTAAACTAACATATAGATATTTACGGGATACAGATGTAGAAGAGATGTAGTACCCACAGTTCATGCATCAGATTGCCATAGCGACCCGGTCAAATTTCAATAGGTTTTTGAACTTATACCGGCTGGCCAGCCAGCCCAGGCAATGTTTGGGAAAATATTGATGTATGATATTAAAAATTGCGATACGGATACATCGCAATTGATATTATTGGCTGTAAAATGGGCTTATTATCGTTTATCGGGCAACTATAAACGTTTATTTAACGCGCTTGTATCACAAGTAAATATTTAACCGTGCTTCTTCTTTTTATTCATCTTTGCCTTCTCGCCCGAACTGTAGTTGTAGTTTTTTACATTGCTGGCCTTTTTCTCGTGAAAAGCGGGGCCGGGTTCATTTGCCTTGGGGGCGGTGGGTTTTTCTTCTGGCTTAGTCTTTTTATCCCTGACAATAACCAAATCGTCGGGGAGTTCAACTACCGGAAATTTTTGCCCTGTAGCATGTTCAATTTTTCGCACCTGCCCCAGTTCAATATCGGTGGCAAAGGTAATGGACAGGGTTTCCTCTTCGGTAGCCGTCGGGTTGATCAGCATACGGGCGATAAAGGTATCCTTATCCCCGGGCAGGTCAAAATGCAGCAGGAAAGGGATATCACCTGTCTCAATATTGTCCTCATTCTCGTTAGCAACAATGAGCATACGCGATGCTTCATCCGCGTGAAAATCCGCAACAGACTCAAAACCCTGCCAACTGTGCCCCCAGGGATTATAAAGCGCCACCGTGTTTTTGGCGGCCGATTGCATATCCTTATAGATCTTCTCGGCTGTTTGGCGGGTATTTACAAACACCACAGTTTTGGTAAACAGTTCTTCATCCTGCATAAACAGGTTTAACAGGTTAAGCTTGGTGCCAAAATTGGGTACCTGGTAAAGCACCTGCGGATGGATGTTCAGCACTCCGTGCCCTACTTCCTCCACTTCTACCAAAGCAGGCATGTTCATAAACGGTTCGATCATGCGTTCCAGCTTATCGTGCATCACTTCGGTAAATACCAGGCGCTGCGCTTTGGTAATGCTGTTGGCCAGTTCTATAGTTGGGAGTTGCAGGCCTTGCTTTACTATCTGATCAGCATCATCCAGTATCAGCAGTTCTATTTTGTTAAGATTAAGGCCTAATTTAAGGTAAATGGCGCGGGCACGATCTGGCGTGGCCACTACAATATCGGCACCATCGGCCAAAGCATCTAACTGATCCTGCATACCACCGGTAGCGTACAGGCCAACTATACTGATTGATTTGTTTTTGTTGATCAGGTCGAATTGCTGCAATACTGCTTCAACAGCTTCCTGGTTGGGCACCAGTATTAATACCAACGGTACACCATCAGGTGCGTAGTTAAATTTATTTAATACCGAAAGCACGTAAGCTGTGGTCTTGCCGCAACCCTCCGGGCCGATAGCGATCACGTCCTGACCGCCGGCAATACGCGACATAGTCCGCTGCTGAATTTCCTTTGGCGCGGCGAAGCCCAGTTCGGCAACCGAGCGCAGTAATTGTTTATTAAGCTTTGTTTTATCAGACCATGTCATAGCGGGCAAATGTAGGCAAAAAACTTCAGCCCCTCTAAAACTGTGCTAAAGCTGCCATCTGGACATATCTTTGTAAATCACTGATCCCAACACAACCGGAATGCGCAGCCTGCTGCATGTAAAAAAAAATTGAACAAAAATCCTTGTTTTTTGAACAAAAATTGAACACACAAGTAATTGATATTCAAATCAATATACCCATTTGTTCAGAATTTCATTTTTTCACCAAAACGCCATTTTTCAAGGTACTGACAAACTTCCGCCTCCATTTATAAGGATTATTATCCGTACTTTCCCGCTTTAGAATAGCCGGAGCCTTCTACTTCGTCATCTTTACCTTTAAGATATGTCCCTCGCTGTCAAACTTCATCTCATCAATGCATACTACACGGTGATTTGCGGCGGTTTCGCCAAGCGGGCGGCGGTGGTAAACGATGTAATATTTATCATCGCTAACCGAATGGATAACCGAGTGATGCCCGGCACCGGTAGCAATTTCAGGATCTTGCTCTAACACGGTAGACAAACGCTTGAACGGCCCGAAGGGTGAATCGGCTATGGCGTAGGCTACTTTATAGTCGGGACCGGTCCAGCCGCCCTCGCTCCACATAAAGTAATATTTGCCGCCCCGCATAAACATATAAGGGCCTTCTACATAGCCTTGCGGGGTGATCTCCTTATAAGTGCTGCCATCGGGAAATGGCTGCAATCCTCTGAAATCGCTCTTCAGTTTCACCACATTGCAATGGCCCCAGCCGCCATAATACATGTAATAAGTGCCATCCTTATCCTTAAACACAAACTGATCGATGGGTTGCGCTCCATTGGCTATATCGCTGATTAGTGGTTCACCCAACAAATCTTTGTATGGTCCATCCGGTTTGCTGGCAACGGCTACGCCAATGCCGCCTACCTCGCCCTGGTGTACATCGTTAGCGCCGAAGAACAGATAATATTTCTTGTCTTTTTGCAGCACGGCAGGCGCCCACAT comes from Mucilaginibacter mali and encodes:
- a CDS encoding ABC transporter permease, whose translation is MFKHLFKLIWNKKKQNSLLIAEMLVSFIVIFAVFSLMAYFYQNFKKPMGFEYEDVWVINYQNNQKFSTTDSVNLYYETLTKTIKQLPQVKEISFAHTNVPFANSTGMTGFNYKGKDIQSVNNYTVDEKYSDVFKMNILEGRWFIPQDKIAARRHILINQTLKEELFGKGKAIGQVIGDDKGKAKDKMEIIGVVQDMKDKGDYYSAGRGLYNPIDTGAFRYLSTMLIKVTPDADAAFESKLYKTITNYMKNATVEIEHLSQKRVAMNKVTLIPTVVLLTIAGFLIINVALGLFGVLWYNINKRKGEIGLRRAIGASGNAVSKQIVTEAMVLATLSLIIGSFFAVQFPLLHVFDVAASVYITALILAILFIYLLVLICSLYPGRQAAAIYPAVALHEE
- a CDS encoding glycoside hydrolase family 43 protein, with the translated sequence MNIRLITALTFLTLLTITATAQHNPIIQGWYADPEGIKYGDTYWVFPTYSAKYNDQVFLDAFSSKDLKTWEKHPRIIDTSAVKWAKRAMWAPAVLQKDKKYYLFFGANDVHQGEVGGIGVAVASKPDGPYKDLLGEPLISDIANGAQPIDQFVFKDKDGTYYMYYGGWGHCNVVKLKSDFRGLQPFPDGSTYKEITPQGYVEGPYMFMRGGKYYFMWSEGGWTGPDYKVAYAIADSPFGPFKRLSTVLEQDPEIATGAGHHSVIHSVSDDKYYIVYHRRPLGETAANHRVVCIDEMKFDSEGHILKVKMTK
- a CDS encoding ABC transporter ATP-binding protein, giving the protein MIRLQNIEKVYRTSTIETLALNNINLDVDKGEFLSIMGPSGCGKSTLLNIMGLLDNPSKGMVKIGDQAIDHFTDKQLAAFRNSKLGFIFQSYHLINDLQVLDNVELPLLYRNSSAAERKQLATEALAKVGLSNRMKHFPTQLSGGQKQRVAIARAIVGRPDIILADEPTGNLDSAMGNEIMQILIDLNRNEGTTIVMVTHDENMAHKTHRLVRLFDGSQVQ
- a CDS encoding DEAD/DEAH box helicase, translated to MTWSDKTKLNKQLLRSVAELGFAAPKEIQQRTMSRIAGGQDVIAIGPEGCGKTTAYVLSVLNKFNYAPDGVPLVLILVPNQEAVEAVLQQFDLINKNKSISIVGLYATGGMQDQLDALADGADIVVATPDRARAIYLKLGLNLNKIELLILDDADQIVKQGLQLPTIELANSITKAQRLVFTEVMHDKLERMIEPFMNMPALVEVEEVGHGVLNIHPQVLYQVPNFGTKLNLLNLFMQDEELFTKTVVFVNTRQTAEKIYKDMQSAAKNTVALYNPWGHSWQGFESVADFHADEASRMLIVANENEDNIETGDIPFLLHFDLPGDKDTFIARMLINPTATEEETLSITFATDIELGQVRKIEHATGQKFPVVELPDDLVIVRDKKTKPEEKPTAPKANEPGPAFHEKKASNVKNYNYSSGEKAKMNKKKKHG
- a CDS encoding TolC family protein, whose protein sequence is MLNFKHILTAILVLAGLKAWCNTPGDTIRLSLQQVVEMAKRNSISAKQATTVRETKYWEWRSFRSNYQPQLALSGILPGYNKTYTQIVQPNGTILFQPVHNDNSSLALNFSQSITATGGTIFGTTSMQRFDDFDRHNTLYNGVPYGIGYSQPLFQFNQLKWDKKIEPLKYNESKQAYIESQEKIAITVAGYFFDLLLAQVNLHVAELNLTNTQNILKVANLKFELGKISKNEILQLELEQLNAKKDVGTAQRDMEIATLNLRSYTGQEGTEKIALDVPEIVADISVSTDKVLAEALENRSDAIAFVRRLAEAKRDVAKAKGQNGLVATLNANLGFSNSATNIPDVYRSPQDQQVVQLQFSLPILDWGRSRSRVKTAEANEQFTNYAVEQDKQTFKQQIVTQVTLFNMMKNQMLLTGKADTIAAEKYQIAKDRYLLGDLSITDLSISFKENDQAKRDYVASLRDFWSAYYQLRYLSLYDFEKKQKITYK
- a CDS encoding glycoside hydrolase family 3 N-terminal domain-containing protein translates to MHPLRKPLLLKHFLLLAVIFAFTPAAFSQSKAKVKTSAPAKGLNPVIENKITALLAKMTIDEKVGQLNQYSSDKVVTGPITNSGNKLQDVKDGKIGSLLNVRGVDYTRQWQDAAMQSRLKIPLLFGLDVIHGYRTTFPIPLAEAASWDLDAIQLSARIAAEEASASGIHWTFAPMVDLARDPRWGRVMEGAGEDPFLGSAIARARVIGFQGKGLGNTDAVMACVKHFAAYGAAIGGRDYNSVDMSLRNLWEFYLPPFKAAAEAGAATFMNSFNDLNGTPASASKYLQTDILKSKWGFKGFVVSDWGSIREMVAHGYAKDTYEAADQAIHAGNDMDMEGRAYNNNLAKLVKDGKVSMAIVDEAVRRVLRKKYELGLFDDPYKFSNAEREKQTLNKQSFIDAERDVARKSMVLLKNQNQLLPLDKNKTVALIGPLVKSEADMKGFWSVDWEGKDHSVTLFEGMEAAGAKVNYAKGCDVSDTSRAGFAEAVKTAMKADVVVMAVGETAVMSGEAKSRSDITLPGVQEELIKAIQATGKPVVVLIMAGRPLVFNWTADHVPAIVYTWWLGNEAGNAIADVLYGKYNPSGKLPMTFPQSVGQVPIYYNYLNTGRPSKDDAFSKYSSGYLDITKRPKYAFGYGLSYTKFEYSDLKLSKNDMRKAEEITVSFTIKNTGKYAGEEVAQLYLQDAVSQPVRPVKELKGFKKLMLQPGESKTVSFVIDKDKLSFYNNDLQWITQPGKFNVFIGSASDDIRLQKSFNLLD
- a CDS encoding efflux RND transporter periplasmic adaptor subunit, which gives rise to MDKELAPEIITKRKNKNIIIGLTAVAVLAFSVWLLRGYLKSSIKRADITTAKVEIGNIENTVNASGEVLPEFEEVLTSPIAASIKSALMDAGSKVKPGQSIITLDKSATETEFAKLQFQLETKQNEISKLKLDLNKSFYDIKSNNDIKQLRIANLTDAVENAKRLFKAGGGTREGIEQAELNLKVAQLEKKQLENEIRNKQQTMQIEIKEAEIAAAIQKSDLNELQRKLNLANIVATRNGVVTYVNKNIGATVSTGEILARIADLSSFKVAGSIADNSLDQLRSGVPVIVRINDDQLRGVVTNVSPSVQNGVASFDIRLDERNSKLLRPNMKVDVFLVTATRSRVMRVANGPAFKGPSVQDIFIVRNGKAERRTVHIGLSNFDYVQILDGVQPGDVVITSDMSEYKNSTELTIKD
- a CDS encoding ABC transporter permease, translated to MLKNYFKIAIAVLRRRKFFTFISLFGISFTLTVLMVITALLSNVINPGYPDKKRDRCLYIPRLEMTSKKGWMMRTASSFYFLNHFAGSLKTPEKIGIASGSQTSNAYVNNKKLVIDVKFTNADFWDIGDFDFIEGKPYNKSQIDQSQRVTVISERTKLDYFGDVPSVVGKYIEADNVQYRVIGVVKSVPISADAFYGNMYLPYTVSKSDYRSKNYDGPYQAILLGHSTADLEKMQAEYAAIVRKIPVVDKDYDQLYSNADTYFRSVVRDIAGKGNKSGMFVFIASASAIVLLFLLLPTINLVNINITRIMERSSEIGVRKAFGASSRTLVYQFVIENIILTLIGGILGVIFSILVLHFINSLQLIKDMTFTLNLEVLFYSLLACLFFGFLSGVYPAWRMSRLNVVTALKAQ